CTGGTTTTAAAGAATTAACTGAAATTCAAAAACAAGCGATTCCAACTATTTTAGAAGGACAAGACGTTATAGCTGAATCTCCAACTGGAACAGGAAAAACATTAGCGTACTTATTACCCCTTTTACATAAAATTAATCCTGAAGTTAAACAACCTCAAGTTGTAATTTTAGCGCCAACTCGTGAACTTGTTATGCAAATTCATGAAGAGGTTCAAAAGTTTACAGCAGGAACTGAAATTTCAGGTGCATCTTTAATTGGTGGTGCAGATATTAAGCGCCAAGTTGAAAAATTAAAGAAACACCCGAGAGTAATTGTCGGTTCACCAGGCCGTATTTTAGAATTAATTCGTATGAAAAAGCTAAAAATGCATGAAGTGAAAACAATTGTATTTGATGAGTTTGATCAAATTGTAAAGCAAAAAATGATGGGCGCTGCACAGGATGTAATTAAATCAACGATGCGCGATCGTCAATTAGTATTCTTCTCAGCAACGATGACAAAAGCGGCAGAAGATGCAGCACGTGATTTAGCAGTTGAACCACAATTAGTACGTGTAACACGTGCAGAATCAAAAAGCTTAGTTGAGCATACGTATATCATTTGTGAGCGACGCGAAAAAAATGATTACGTAAGAAGAATTATGCATATGGGCGATGTAAAAGCAGTTGCTTTCTTAAATGACCCATTCCGTTTAGATGAAATTACTCAGAAATTGAAATTCCGTAAAATGAAAGCAGCAGCTCTTCATGCAGAGGCAAGCAAGCAAGAGCGTGAAGCAACGATGCGTGCATTCCGCGGTGGGAAATTAGAAATTCTACTTGCTACTGATATTGCAGCACGTGGTATAGATATTGATGATTTAACACATGTAATTCACTTAGAGTTACCTGACACTGTAGACCAATACATTCACCGTTCAGGACGTACTGGACGTATGGGGAAAGAAGGAACAGTAGTTTCTCTTGTAACACAACAAGAAGAACGTAAATTACTGCAATTTGCGAAAAAACTGGGTATCGTGTTTACGAAACAAGAAATGTTCAAAGGAACATTTGTAGAATCGAAACCACAAGAACCAAAGAAAAAGAAACCAGCATTTACTGGGAAGAAAAAACCTAGATAAATGAACGGAAAGACGTAACTATGCGTAGTTACGTCTTTTTTGTTTGTAAGTTGTCATATAGTAATTTCAAATATATCAACGATTCTATAGGGGATATCGATTTATCGAAAAAAAAACGGCAATAGTGTTAGTTTCTAATTTTGTATGTGCATTGAATGGAATGAGTCAGTCGATAAATTTCGTGAAGAAACACGTATAAAATATAAAGGATTAATAAGAGCACCTGTAGAAAGCTACTTAGAATATAAAAACCATTAGGGGGAAAATAAATGATTCATAAAGTCGGACAAATTATGTTATATGTAAATAATCAAGATGAGGCAGTAAATTTTTGGACGGAAAAGGTAGGGTTTCATGTAGTTGCAGAGGAAGATAACAAACAAGGAATGAGATGGATTGAAATTGCTCCAACTAACGGTGCTGAAACGAGCATTATATTACATAATAAAGAAGTTATTTCAAAAATGAGCCCAGAATTGAATCTTGGTACACCGTCTTTAATGTTCTTCTCAGAAAATCTTGATCAATTATATACAGATTTAAAAAATAAAAATGTTACTGTTGGAGAAATGGTAAATATGCCTTCTGGTAAAGTGTTTAACTTTGCTGATAGTGAAGGGAATTACTTTGCGGTTATGGAAAAAAATAAATAATTATATAGTTATGTAAAAATCCCCCTTGTATATAATGAGGGGGATTAAATATTTGAAGTGAATTTTTTGTTAGCGAGTTGTTCTATAAAAAATGTTCCTTTTTCAATTGCAGTCTCAATATAACCAACGATTTGATCAAATGAAAACACTTGTAAGTTTTCGTGCAAGTGTTGCTCAGGGTATAGCATATCTTCAAAAAGGTATTTTCGAAAAGCTAAAACGTTTTCTTTAGAAACTTCTTCGATATCCACAATGTGAGCCTCTTGATTGAGAAGAGAGAAGAGTTGTTGTCCTTTATCGTAATGATGAAGCAACTTTGCGTTCAACAATTTAAAATCGTTATAGTACATAGGAGCGATAGTTTTGTCATTTTCTATTCTATTTTTTAGCCAAGGTAGAAAAAATCCACTTAGCCAATTATCATCGGCAATCAGGTGGGTATAATAGCCTAAGAGGAAAGGGGAATCCATATGAACTTTATATTTATGAAAAAAAGAATTGAAATCTATCCTTCTCGTATAGTTCTTCGTTGTGCCAGCGTAAAAATGTGAGGTTCCTTTTTCTTCTTTTGAATGCACCGCATCAGGGGCTACACCTCCAAGTAAGAAAGACGCTTTATCTTGAATAGATAGTTTCTCTGCAATACCGTTAGCGATAATAACATGCATAATTCGTGATCCCATGAATAACACCTCTATTTCAAGTATTCACTCTAGGGAGCTGTCTGAACGTTTAGTATTACTTTCCCTGTACTTTGTCTACTTTCGACCCATTCATGTGCTTTCCCTGCGTCTTGAAGAGGAAAAGATTTCGTAGCTTTAATTTGCAACCTTCCATCACGTAAATAACGGAAAACTTGATTCGCAGTTTCTTGAAGCAATTCAGGACGTTTTTTCCGTGTAGTGCCAAAGCTGAAACCGAGTATAGAACGGCAACTTGCGTGTAAATCTTTCGTTTGAAAACTACCAACTTCTCCGCTAGCATTGCCGAAATGGACGAGACGACCGTAATAGGCAAGGCATTCTAAACTTCTTTCGGACACAGTACCAGAAATAGAATCTAAAACAATATTAACGCCTTCTCTGTTTGTAAGCTGATTTACCCTCTCTACAAAATCTTCATCTTGATGACAAATAACATAATCAGCGCCAGCATCTAAAGCAATTTTTCTTTTTGCTTCACTTCCGACAGTCCCGATTACTTTTTTAGCCCCTAATAATTTTGCGAGTTGAATCGCGGTAGTACCAATTCCTCCAGCAGCTGCATGAATTAGAACAGATTCACCTTGTTGAAGTCTTGCAACATTTGCAAGTAAATTGTAGCTTGTAAAAGATACGATAGGGCAAGCGGCTGCAGTTTGGAAATCAACTTCATCAGGTAATACGAAAGTAAGCTTTTCATTTGCAACAACATATTCAGCGTAAGAACCATTTTGAGGAAAAGTAATGACTCGTTGGCCAGGATAAATGTTTTTTACATGAGAACCTACGCGTTCTACAATACCAGCTGCATCTATCCCTGGGATAAAAGGTAAGGCTTTGTTTCCTTTTTTGCCATAACGTGATTTAATATCGGCAAAATTAACACTAGTAGCAACAACGCGAATTAAAACTTGATTATCTGAAATTGTAGGAATATCCATGTCTGTATATTTCAACACTTCAGGACCACCGAATGAAGTTACAACGATAGCTTTCATATACATCCTCCTAAATTTGACTATATAAATTATTTTAAATCTTCATTAGGAATTGGAAAATTATATAATTGTTATGCAAGGCTATAAGTGAAGCTTATGAACTCATTGGATTATTATATTAATGTATATAAAAAAATTGAAAAAATCGAACGAAATATCAATTACTTGCCAATATATAGTGTATGACAAGGGAGGGAAGGTACATGAAGGATGAAACGGTGTATACAGATTTAATCCAATTAACTTTATCAGGCAATAAAGAAGCATATAGCGAATTGTATGATAAAACGATTCAAGAAGTATATAAGACAGCACATTTTTTAATAGAAGATAAAACGGATGTAGATGATATCGTTCAGGAAATATACATACAGCTATATGAATCGCTTCGTAAATATGATAGCGAGAAGCCATTTCGTCCTTGGCTAATTGGACTTGCAATTAAACAAATTCATTCTTATAGAAGAAAGAGATGGATGCGACTGCGAATTGTAAAAAAAGCAGAAGAGCAAAGAAAACCAGTACAAATGGATTTTTCTAGCGATGTTGTAAGTAAACTATCAAATCAAAAACTAATCGAACTCATTCATAAATTGCCGTATAAATTGAAGCAAGTTATTATTTTGAGGTACTTACACGATTACTCACAAGAGGAAGTAGCACAAATATTACATATTCCAATCGGTACTGTGAAATCTAGAATCCATGCCGCATTAAAGAAACTACGTCAAAAAGAGCAAATAGAAGAAATCTTTTTAGGAGAGGTAGGGAATGTGAAATGAGTTTAGATTGTAGAGTTAGAGAATCTATACAAGAAGAAGCGAAGGGGATTGTTGCCCCGCCAGAGTTAAAAGAAAAAGTAATCGTTCAAATAAAAATGAAGAGCGGGGGGAGTAAAAAGAAGAAGCGCCTCATCGCTGGGGTGCTTGCAGCCGCATTTTTAATTCCGACAACTGGTTTTGCTTATCAATCTATTATGGCGGATGGTATATACGGGTCGTTTGAAAATTTAAAGAAGCATGCCGGAGCTATAACATTAGAAGGATACATGCGTTTTAATGCAAAGTTATCACAAGTGAAAGACGAAATGGGTGCAAAGGAATATGAAGAGTTTTCAAAAGAACTAAAGAAATTAACAAATGCAAAGCTTGAGTATGGGGATTCGAACGGTAATATTGATTATGATCAATTATCACCAGCTAAAAAAGAGGAATTGAAAAAGGTAGAAATGGAGCTTCAGCCGTATTTTGATAAATTAAATGGTCATAAATCTAGTAAAGAAGTATTAACTCCTGAAGAGTATGAACAATATATGGAAGCATTAATGGCGTATCAAACCATATTGGTAAAAACGAAATCGAGTGGCGGAATAACAGCAGACAAAGTACCTGAGGCGTACAAAGAAAAATTTATTAAAGCAGAACAGTTTATGGAGTATGTAGATGAAAAGGTGAGATAAGTAAAAAGCTCATAGCTTTAGCTTAGAGCTTTCCTTATTGAAATGTAAATATATTAACCACCTATTCCTTTTGCTAGCAATAAGAAATATACAAATACTAGTATTACCCCATTTAATGCCGTACCAACTATTTTAAATAGCCAATTCTTTGATGAGATCGCAAAAATAATACCGAGTAATGAAAAAATACTTAGAAGCACAATAATTAATGTTAAATTCGCATTAGGTCCTCTTAAAATAAAGAAAGAACATATACTTGCGATAAACGTTAGAAACGAGAAAGTCCCTAATTTCATAATAAGTCCCCCTTGTTTGAAAGGTATTTTGATTTAGTTCACGATTCCCTTTAATTTAACATAAAATTCCTGTTACATATTAAATATATGAATAATAAAAAAACGAGTATAAAATCTACGGGATTTCATACTCGTTTTGCTATTATTTAAATTTCCTTACGGCATATATAGCGACCTTTACAAGTAATATCGCAATTATAAATAAGCCGCCGTAACTAACGATACTTAAAAATTGGTCATCAGTTATATTTTTTCATATTCGCATTGTCCTTTTGGATAAAACAATCTAAAAGTGAGTAACCAGCTATTAAGCTAATAATGGTAACGAAAGTTGTATTTACAAGAATAATATTAGTTAAATAGGGTAGGTATTTGCCAACTGGTGAAAAGAGTAGAGCAGGAGAAAAGGAAATTAATATTGTAGGGACTGTAATAGCGATAAACTTATCCGGCTGAAAGCCCCAGTTGTGTTTAGTTGTTTCGTGATTAATGGATTGAAGGAATCGTAATAAAATGCCGACCAAAAGAGGGAAGAGTGTATAGTAGAATAACCTTGGATAAAAGTTAAAGTTCACTTGCGCATCTGTTTCTAAATAAAATTGAATTTTCACTCCTACAAATAATAATAAGATGATAAATAATGTAAAGCAGAGGTAAAGTATCACTTTTTGCATTCCATTCCACCATCCTTTACTAAAAATATATTCAAGGAACGAAGATATATACGAAAACTGCGTTGTATATATCTTCGTTTTCAATTAGTTAGTTGTGGATTTTGTTTGTTTCGTTAAGTAATCAATAATGCCCATTGCACTAATTTCTATATCTAGATGTAAAATGTTATAAACGGAATGATTTGATGGAACGTTTAACTTTGTAAGATGAGAAGAGATTTTATCCATTAATAAAGTTTGCAAAGCTTTAGTCGCTTCATCGAAATCATTATACTTTTCAAAGACCTCTTTACCAGTACCAACGAAAATAGGTAACCAATGTTCAAGTTGGTTATATACTTCTGTAACATTGGATGATGCGCCGTAATGACCGAAATAAATAGTATCTACATTCATACTTTGAATATGATTTTTAGAAGCAATCATCGCATCTGGCTGGAATTGTGAAGGAGACGTTGATGGTAGATATAGTTCTACATCAAGATCTGCGAGTTCTCTATAATAAATTCCTATTGTATCGCCAGTAAAAATGCCGTTTGTTAATGAATCATGAATGCTAATATGGTGCTTCGCATGTCCCGGTGTATCGTAAAATGTAAGTGTACGGTCTTCTGAAATTTTTAACGTATCACCATGTTGTACAATACGAACACGTTCTTCTTCAATTGGAAGAATGGGATCAAAAAGTTTATCAAAATCTTCTTTGTACACAGCTTTTGCACCTAAAATGAGTTTTGTTGGATCAATCATATGACGAGCACCGCGAGAATGCACAAATAAAGTAGCATTTGGGCATTTTTCCATCATTAGCCCAGCTGCGCCTGCATGATCTAAATGAACATGTGTAACAATGATGTTTTTTACATCTTTTAAATCAATATGTAATTGTTGTAAGCCATCTAAAATGTAAGGAAGAGAAGGGGCTGCACAAGTTTCAATTAAAGTAATTTCGTCACCTAATAAAACGTACGTACCTGTTCGTTCAATATGTTGTAAGTCGTAATCATCAATAAGATATAGGTGAGAAGATAATTGTTCTACTTTTTTCATCTTTACCACTCCTTATATACTTTTATGTTTTTTATTATACGCTAAAAATGCAAAAAGGCAGAAAACGAAACCTCGTCTTCTGCCTTTTTGTAATGTAGTTATTTCGTTTGATCTTTATTTATAGACATAACGAACAGTCCGACAATACCTCCAACTATTGGAAGCATAATCTCTCCTGCTAAATTAAAGTAGGAGCTTAAGAATAAACCATTTACATCGATTACCCAACCAGTAACATACAATAACATCATATATAGTACGAAATAAAACTCGCGATTTGAAATCGTTTCATGTTGTGCAGTTTTCATAATGAACACCATCCTTTTCTTTTATAATGGAAATATAAACTGTCACATTTTGTTCACAATTCAATTGTAAAACTTTCCAACATAAAAGTCTAGTATATTGTGTCGAATTTTTGAACAAAAATAAAGCGCTATCATTTCAGTGTGTAAGTACGTAATAAGAGCTGTATATTCACGAATGTAGTATAGTAAAAACATAGAATGATAATGAAGAGAGGGGTAGGAACAATGACAGTTTATGATTTTTCAGCTAAAACAATAACAGGAGAAGATAAATCGTTAAAAAATTATGAAGGAAAAGCACTGCTTATTGTAAATGTAGCTAGCAAATGTGGTTTTACACCGCAATATAAAGGATTACAAGAAGTATATGATAAATATAAAGATCAAGGATTAGAAATACTAGGTTTCCCTTGTAATCAATTTGGAGGACAAGAACCGGGAACAGAAGCTGATATTACTAGTTTTTGTGAATTAAACTATGGTGTAAACTTTCCGATGTTTGCAAAGATTGATGTGAAAGGTGATAAGGCTCATCCTCTGTATACATACATGACAGAACAAGCACCAGGTTTACTTGGTATGAAAGCAGTGAAATGGAACTTTACGAAGTTTCTAATTGGAAAAGACGGGAAAGTAGTAGGGCGTTTTGCGCCGCAGACGAAGCCGGTGGATTTAGAGGTTGAGATTGAAAAGGTACTTGGGGAATAACTAGGAGTTTCACTTTATTAAAAAACGCCTCAAAGAACTACTTTGTTCTTTGAGGCGTTTTCTTTAAACTCACATTATCAAGATTAAATCACTGAATGGAAGTCATTTGATTTAGGCGGAGAAGCTGCTTTTTTCATAAGCAATTCCCATAAGTGTACGGATTTCTTCCATTCGGCTGTGGTCTGTCCCTTTTGATACATAGCGTTCTCATAGCTGAAAGTAAGTTGTTGCATATCGGCCGAGTTGTAAAGTGTATCGATGCGAAGAGCGTATTCTCGGAATGTTTGACTTTCATCCCGTGGTATGCCGATTCTCGCAAATTGTTTTAAAAGTGCACTGTAAGCTTTTTGATAAACAGCATCATCTTTTCGGTATTTATAGAAAAGAATAATAAAAAATGTAATCCATTTCATTCTAGTAGTGAAGAGAATGTATCCTATAATACTAATCGGTATCGTAGAGAGGAATACGTACCACCAAGAAATCCTATTTTTAGAATTTGTAATCTTTTTAGTAGAGGCTTCCTCTGTAGTTTCTATTAAATTTTTGAGTTTTGCTTCATTGTTCCGCTCTTGCATTTGCGCGTTTTGAGAATTAGTTTCTTCGCTATTTTGTGAAGTAGGAGCAGGAGTATTATTTGTGAAATTATAGGGATTTGTAAATCCTTTTGTTGGTTCGAATGGAATCCACCCGTATCCTGGAAAATATACTTCGACCCAAGAGTGTGCGTTATCGTTCGCGATTTTATAAACATTCTCACCTTCAGCACTAGCACTTGTATTCTGGGGAGTTCCTTCTGTAAATCCTTTTACCCAGCGAGCGGGAATTCCGGCAGAACGAAGTAGCACAATCATAGATGTTGAAAAATTATTACAGTAGCCGCTTTTCGTATCGAAAAGGAATTGATCTACATAATCTTGGTTTTTGTCAGGAAATAAGACATTCGTTGTTTCGTATACAAAAGAGTTGTCTGTGAAGTACTTTTCAATAGCTAATACTTTATCATACTGGTTGTCTTTATCATTTGTAAGATTGGCAGCCAAGTCTTTTACTCGCTGTGGTAATGATTCGGGAAGTTGTGTGTACTTTGTCATGAAATAAGAACTTGTTTCATGACCTTCATTCGTTTTTACAGCTTTCAAGTTTTCTATGGGAAACTCCGGAATCTCATATGTTACTTTATACGAATTTAAAGTAGTAGAAGAGTCTCCGTGCATCGTATAAATTTTTTCTGAAAAGGGGTCAACGCTGTATGATACATCAGAAGAAGCCTCAACTGATATCAATCCCGCTGGATAGGTAAGGTGAGGAGAACTTTTTTGCATGGTGATTGTTGCTTCGGTTGTCTCCGTTTTTGTATTTTGTTCGTACCAGCTTACGACGTCGTTTTTATTTTTAAAAGAAACCTTTTTCGGATTCTCAGAAACTTCCCATCCTTTTCCTGTATAAAAATCTTTCGTTTCTACTCTCCAATATTGTTTATTTTGCGTTTGTGCTGTAAAAACAATTGTATTATCTGCCTTAAAGGGACCACCTAATTGCGAGTCATCTAAACCATACCCAATTGTAGAAACTTTTTGTTCTTTACTTGCTTCGGATGTGTTGAATTTTAAAAAATCTATTGGATTTGGCCATTGAGGGCCAAATTTTGGAGCAAAGTATGCGACGGTTGCTGACAATACAATAAATAGTGTAAGAGGTTTAAGTAATTTCGAGATTTCTCTAGCATAATTTTGTAAGTGTTCCATCTCTTTTATTCGTTCAATTTGAAGAAGACTAAGCATAAAAAAGCCGATGACAACAGTACGAATGATAGCGTAGTTTGCATTGTATAAATGTAAGTTATGAAAAGTTGTGATATAAATAATAGTCAATACAAGAAATAACAACCCACGTTTTTTATGAATCATCCAAAAAGAGATGAAAGAACTCAAAAACCAAAATGATAGAAAAAATAAAAATGTTGGAAAAACTGGAGAAATATCTAGCAAATTCCCTTGAAATAACAGGGAGGAATTTCGAGAAATATCAGAAAAAAATTTTGTTAGCCAAGATGGATTTATAAAAGCATTTTTATAATACAAGAAATGAATGATGAATAAGATCGTGACGATCTTTATTGGAATCTGCCACCTTGTTTGAAAAAAAGAGAGTGTGAAGCAAATTCCTATAAATATTACAAAAATATCTAATCTACCTACGTTTGTAATACCTATAAGGGGTCTTAGCCATTCTAGTAAAAGTAGAAGTGCACATACATGCATGAAGAATCTGCTCATATCCCATTTGTATTTTGTTCGTAATGTTATCATTTGCTCACCTCAAAAAACACGTTTGTATACCGGTTTTCATAAACCGCATTTACAAATATTTTTCGTTTTTGTAGAGTTTCTAGAATACTTAGTTCTCGATGTGAGAGTTGATTCGCTTTTTCTTTCACGACAAACACCATTAATTTTCTATTTTTAATAGCAGCATAGTCGGCCGCCTTTTGAATATCGGGAGAAAGGTCGCTTGTCACGAGTATAATCGTTACGGGCTCATAAATTTTTCTTAATTCCATTTCTACACTCTGGGAGAGCGGGAATACACTGTCTGCTTGTACTTTCGCTAAATGACAAAAGATTTGTTGTAACTGCGTATCTCCATTGTCTAAAGGGAAAAAAGTTCGTTCTTTTCCGACAGACACGAATGACGCTGGTGAATTTTGCTTCAAGACAGCCCTCACAATAGAGGCAGTAAACGTTACGACTGATTCGAATAAAGAAGATGGGGTTCTGTCCATGAATATCATGATATTATGGCTGCGCTGTTGTTCAAACTCTTTCGTCATAATATTGTTTGTTCGTGCAGTTGCTTTCCAATCAATCCATGAAAAGCGGTCACCAGGTTTATATTCTCTGACACCGACAGAGACTGTAGAGTCTTTTGCTAAATTTATATTTGCTGAAAGCGCTCCTTGTTCGAAATGATTTTCCAATTGTCGATACGTTATATCTACATACTGAGGATAGACTAAAAATGTATCTGGAACTGAAAAAGTTACTTCTTTCTCTATCATACCGAATAGATCACCAGTTTTGACACGTACGCTTGAAAAAGCGTGCTCTCCTCTAGGGATTGTGTCAATAGTATATTGAAACGAAATATTTCGTTTTAATCCTGGAAAGAGTATGACCTTATTCATCTTTGTTTGTATACAACTTGTAAAATGTGGTGGCAGTTCATCTTCTATAACTAAATAAAGTAAGGGGAAAGGAAATTTTCTTTTTATTGTAATGGTGCTTACAAATGGTTCTCCAGCTACATAATCGTTTTGATTTGTTATTCGTTTTACTTCAGCGCCCCGTAAAGTATAGAAGGGGAGTAGTAGTGAGTAGAGGCCAATAGGAATCATACTATAAAACAGAAACCAACTTACAAATCCTCCTTGAAGCATAGCGTATACAAATGTTAAGACTAGGCATAACGGAATGAATGATAACTTAGTAAAATGATATAGTACTCGTAGTATCCGTTTCATCAAAGGTTCATCTTTCTTTGAGTAGGAACGGTAGTTCGTGCAACGATTTTGGCGATAACTTGTTCTCCTGTTATTCCTTCAAATCTTGCTTCCATTTTTAGAATGAGTCTGTGTGCTAAAACGTAAGGAGCTAAAAATTTAACATCGTCTGGAATAACATAATTTCTGCCATGGATGAATGCATAAGCCTGTGAAGCTTTCATTAAAGCAATTGAGCCGCGTGGACTTGCACCTAGCTGTATAGAACTGTAAGAACGAGTCTGACTAACAAGCTTTACAATGTAATGCTTGATTGCTTTGTCCATGCTTATATCCCGTATGCTTTGTTGTAAATAAAGTAATTCTTTTATTGTAGTAATAGCTTGTAAATGAGAGAGTGGATTTGTTTTTTCCATCCGGTTTAAAATTTCAAATTCTTCTTCAGGTGTAGGATATCCCATTCTTAGCTTTAACAAGAAACGATCGAGTTGAGCTTCTGGTAAAGGATATGTTCCCTCATATTCGACCGGATTTTGTGTAGCCATTACAAAGAACGGTTTTGGTAATGGTCTAGTAATGCCATCTATTGTGATATTGCCTTCTTCCATACTTTCAAGTAAGGCAGATTGTGTCTTTGGAGATGTACGATTAATTTCATCAGCAAGTATAAAATTCCCCATGATTGGCCCAGGCTTGAACTCAAATTGGAGCTCTTTTGGATTGTAAATAGAAACACCTGTTACATCTGACGGCAGTAAATCAGGTGTGAATTGAATTCGCTTGTAATCGGCATCAATGGATTTAGAAAGAGCACGTACTAGAATTGTTTTCCCGACACCAGGAACATCTTCCAATAGTACATGACCTTCAGCTAAGAGAGCTGTCAAAGCTAAAATCGTTTCTTTTCGTTTCCCGACCATTAATCTTTCAATATTGTTAATTATTTTTTCTACAATGGGATGTAATGAATCAAGCTGTGGCATCGTAATCCTCCTAATTTTATTATCGTTTTCTAATTTATTTAGTAGAAAATAGAATTTATCCCTCTATTTGCGGGTAGTAAAACTCTTATCTTGAATTCTGGGAATATTCAGATTATTTATTCCGATTACAACTAGTATAATTGTTTCCGTAACCAAGGGCAATACGGTAAATAATGATTTCTACTCTTATGTAAAATATGTCTTGATATAAAGTAATATCGTTGAAGAAAATAAATTCCTTACATACAATTTATAATCGTTTCCTTATAGTAGTTTTGAAATAATATCAAAACTCTATTTAATATATTTATAGAGAAAAACGTAGGAACTTTTCCTGCGTATTTTTTTTGCAAAAAAGATTAATCCCCCAAATACTATTCTCCTAATAATCAGGATTGACCATAAACCTTCACAAGGGAACAAAGTAACCTTTGTATACGAAGATTTTCTTTCGAGCTTATTTTTTATGAATTTTTGACAATCTCTTGAACTGTGCGAAATGTCACATCTGTATTTTACAACCTCTCTTATAGTAAGGGTATGTAAGAGAGACGTATTAAGGGAGTGAACAGTATGAAGAAGAAACCTTCAGCACTAATGAGACGTTTAAAATATTTTTCACCAATAGATCGTTATAACGATAATCATACACAAGAAACATATGAAGATCGCGAATGGGAGAAGGTGTACAGAAAGCGTTGGCAACATGATAAAGTAATCCGCTCTACACACGGTGTGAACTGTACTGGTTCTTGTAGCTGGAACATTTATGTGAAAGATGGAATTGTAACGTGGG
This genomic interval from Bacillus cereus contains the following:
- a CDS encoding DEAD/DEAH box helicase, producing MIKDMQPFLQQAWEKAGFKELTEIQKQAIPTILEGQDVIAESPTGTGKTLAYLLPLLHKINPEVKQPQVVILAPTRELVMQIHEEVQKFTAGTEISGASLIGGADIKRQVEKLKKHPRVIVGSPGRILELIRMKKLKMHEVKTIVFDEFDQIVKQKMMGAAQDVIKSTMRDRQLVFFSATMTKAAEDAARDLAVEPQLVRVTRAESKSLVEHTYIICERREKNDYVRRIMHMGDVKAVAFLNDPFRLDEITQKLKFRKMKAAALHAEASKQEREATMRAFRGGKLEILLATDIAARGIDIDDLTHVIHLELPDTVDQYIHRSGRTGRMGKEGTVVSLVTQQEERKLLQFAKKLGIVFTKQEMFKGTFVESKPQEPKKKKPAFTGKKKPR
- a CDS encoding VOC family protein — its product is MIHKVGQIMLYVNNQDEAVNFWTEKVGFHVVAEEDNKQGMRWIEIAPTNGAETSIILHNKEVISKMSPELNLGTPSLMFFSENLDQLYTDLKNKNVTVGEMVNMPSGKVFNFADSEGNYFAVMEKNK
- a CDS encoding zinc dependent phospholipase C family protein; protein product: MGSRIMHVIIANGIAEKLSIQDKASFLLGGVAPDAVHSKEEKGTSHFYAGTTKNYTRRIDFNSFFHKYKVHMDSPFLLGYYTHLIADDNWLSGFFLPWLKNRIENDKTIAPMYYNDFKLLNAKLLHHYDKGQQLFSLLNQEAHIVDIEEVSKENVLAFRKYLFEDMLYPEQHLHENLQVFSFDQIVGYIETAIEKGTFFIEQLANKKFTSNI
- a CDS encoding quinone oxidoreductase family protein, with translation MKAIVVTSFGGPEVLKYTDMDIPTISDNQVLIRVVATSVNFADIKSRYGKKGNKALPFIPGIDAAGIVERVGSHVKNIYPGQRVITFPQNGSYAEYVVANEKLTFVLPDEVDFQTAAACPIVSFTSYNLLANVARLQQGESVLIHAAAGGIGTTAIQLAKLLGAKKVIGTVGSEAKRKIALDAGADYVICHQDEDFVERVNQLTNREGVNIVLDSISGTVSERSLECLAYYGRLVHFGNASGEVGSFQTKDLHASCRSILGFSFGTTRKKRPELLQETANQVFRYLRDGRLQIKATKSFPLQDAGKAHEWVESRQSTGKVILNVQTAP
- a CDS encoding sigma-70 family RNA polymerase sigma factor is translated as MKDETVYTDLIQLTLSGNKEAYSELYDKTIQEVYKTAHFLIEDKTDVDDIVQEIYIQLYESLRKYDSEKPFRPWLIGLAIKQIHSYRRKRWMRLRIVKKAEEQRKPVQMDFSSDVVSKLSNQKLIELIHKLPYKLKQVIILRYLHDYSQEEVAQILHIPIGTVKSRIHAALKKLRQKEQIEEIFLGEVGNVK
- a CDS encoding DUF3600 domain-containing protein; this translates as MSLDCRVRESIQEEAKGIVAPPELKEKVIVQIKMKSGGSKKKKRLIAGVLAAAFLIPTTGFAYQSIMADGIYGSFENLKKHAGAITLEGYMRFNAKLSQVKDEMGAKEYEEFSKELKKLTNAKLEYGDSNGNIDYDQLSPAKKEELKKVEMELQPYFDKLNGHKSSKEVLTPEEYEQYMEALMAYQTILVKTKSSGGITADKVPEAYKEKFIKAEQFMEYVDEKVR
- a CDS encoding MBL fold metallo-hydrolase produces the protein MKKVEQLSSHLYLIDDYDLQHIERTGTYVLLGDEITLIETCAAPSLPYILDGLQQLHIDLKDVKNIIVTHVHLDHAGAAGLMMEKCPNATLFVHSRGARHMIDPTKLILGAKAVYKEDFDKLFDPILPIEEERVRIVQHGDTLKISEDRTLTFYDTPGHAKHHISIHDSLTNGIFTGDTIGIYYRELADLDVELYLPSTSPSQFQPDAMIASKNHIQSMNVDTIYFGHYGASSNVTEVYNQLEHWLPIFVGTGKEVFEKYNDFDEATKALQTLLMDKISSHLTKLNVPSNHSVYNILHLDIEISAMGIIDYLTKQTKSTTN
- a CDS encoding DUF3925 domain-containing protein, whose translation is MKTAQHETISNREFYFVLYMMLLYVTGWVIDVNGLFLSSYFNLAGEIMLPIVGGIVGLFVMSINKDQTK
- the bsaA gene encoding glutathione peroxidase; translation: MTVYDFSAKTITGEDKSLKNYEGKALLIVNVASKCGFTPQYKGLQEVYDKYKDQGLEILGFPCNQFGGQEPGTEADITSFCELNYGVNFPMFAKIDVKGDKAHPLYTYMTEQAPGLLGMKAVKWNFTKFLIGKDGKVVGRFAPQTKPVDLEVEIEKVLGE